TCTTCGCTCTCTATGTCAATAGTCTTAGAGTCCTTGAGCAGAGCCTCTGCACCCAAGACAGTGTCGTGGACTTCGCGCTCTCCGTAGGCTCTAACCTTTCGTTCGGCCTGGGCCTCTGTCTGCCTGCCTCGGTCCTTTTTGTGCAACAGGGCCGGTAGCTGTTCCCTGTAGAGTGTGATTAGTGACCGTGCCGCCATCATCACTGACTTCTCCTTGTACGTTTTATACATTGCCAGGTCCTGCAGCAAATCCTCGCCCATGGCCAGAGGACATCGCATGCAAATCTCACGCGTCGCATTCAGACCTATGGCCATCACATCGCTGGAGTTGCGTTCAGTAATGAAGTTGTTGGCGATCGTCTTAAGGATAGGCTCGATGATGTCTCCGGGAACCAGTTCGTGGGACGCTTGGGCGGCAAACTGGAGCACACGTGTCACCTGGCGTTGGTGGGGTTGCAGAAAGCGTGTTATGTACGGATAGAAACCGAAAAGGAAGAGGTCGTGGATGCCGATCAGCCGGGAAATAACGTCCAAATGCATTAGCTTCACCTCAAATCGCTCGTTGGTGGCCTGCAGCTGCTTAAAGAGCCCTTCGGCCATTCCCTGCGGGTTGTGCACCAAGTGAATGCCTGAGAAGTTAAAGGCAGGAgcgttcttttttttcttttgggccTTCACAGCTTGTTTTTTGATCTGTGCCAATtgcttggtccgcttctttgtTTTCTTATTGACTCGATTGGCCATCAGAGCACCCTTAAGGTCCACCTCGTTCTCGCTGTCAGtgtcctcctcctcatcctcttCATCATGGCCGAGGAAGAACTTGAGCGAGGTGACCAGCACTTTTGTTACCTTAGAGAAGCAGCCCACAGTGGCTATGACATTCACCGTCTTAGAATCATTCCATATGTTTTTCTTGTACAGCTCGATCATGATATCAGCGGACATCTTGGCTGCCTTCGGATTGGCATCCTTCAGCATGGAGTACATGAATGCCTGCAGGCTCTGCAATGCCataaatgaatattaattGAGTCATCCACTGGCCGCTGACTACTGCGTCTTACCGAATTGAGCTTCATATCCTTGTGCTTGGCATTCATATTCTTGATGTCCGTCACAATGTGCGTCT
This genomic interval from Drosophila mauritiana strain mau12 chromosome 2R, ASM438214v1, whole genome shotgun sequence contains the following:
- the LOC117136806 gene encoding protein SDA1 homolog; translated protein: MVRPNNNQLPENLPQLQNLIKRDPESYSDEFHIQYQHFLSLLEVFALNPSEENKSLDDIVMFVAQVAQCYPAVCEEFPKRLSDLLKNYATVLDPAMRNCFVKALILLRNKNLVPALDILELFFQLLRCPDKNLRTFLQTHIVTDIKNMNAKHKDMKLNSSLQAFMYSMLKDANPKAAKMSADIMIELYKKNIWNDSKTVNVIATVGCFSKVTKVLVTSLKFFLGHDEEDEEEDTDSENEVDLKGALMANRVNKKTKKRTKQLAQIKKQAVKAQKKKKNAPAFNFSGIHLVHNPQGMAEGLFKQLQATNERFEVKLMHLDVISRLIGIHDLFLFGFYPYITRFLQPHQRQVTRVLQFAAQASHELVPGDIIEPILKTIANNFITERNSSDVMAIGLNATREICMRCPLAMGEDLLQDLAMYKTYKEKSVMMAARSLITLYREQLPALLHKKDRGRQTEAQAERKVRAYGEREVHDTVLGAEALLKDSKTIDIESEDDTDSNDGEWVNVAHSDGEGGGADDDEEDEDEDEDDDDEDEENSDDEENEVGDNSDEGVESGEESAKAKKEKKDMKILNQKEAAQELALTRIFTDEDFKRINAANLKKTVTSARKRPLEQDRAEFVKLNSIEMIYKKRKHDKESRLETVQAGRQDRERFGWKDGRVNEHCSKTNREKRKTKNFGMLRHKARSKVKKSFKDKQQALRKHLLHQKKMK